From a single Callithrix jacchus isolate 240 chromosome 5, calJac240_pri, whole genome shotgun sequence genomic region:
- the PSME3 gene encoding proteasome activator complex subunit 3 isoform X2, with product MASLLKVDQEVKLKVDSFRERITSEAEDLVANFFPKKLLELDSFLKEPILNIHDLTQIHSDMNLPVPDPILLTNSHDGLDGPTYKKRRLDECEEAFQGTKVFVMPNGMLKSNQQLVDIIEKVKPEIRLLIEKCNTVKMWVQLLIPRIEDGNNFGVSIQEETVAELRTVESEAASYLDQISRYYITRAKLVSKIAKYPHVEDYRRTVTEIDEKEYISLRLIISELRNQYVTLHDMILKNIEKIKRPRSSNAETLY from the exons ATGGCCTCGTTGCTGAAGGTGGATCAGGAAGTGAAGCTCAAG GTTGATTCTTTCAGGGAGCGGATCACAAGTGAG GCAGAAGACTTGGTGGCAAATTTTTTCCCAAAGAAGTTATTAGAACTTGATAGTTTTCTGAAG GAACCAATCTTAAACATCCATGACCTAACTCAGATCCACTCTGACATGAATCTCCCAGTCCCTGACCCCATTCTTCTCACCAATAGCCATGATGGACTGGATGGT CCCACTTATAAGAAGCGAAGGTTGGATGAGTGTGAAGAAGCCTTCCAAG GAACCAAGGTGTTTGTCATGCCCAATGGGATGCTGAAAAGCAACCAGCAGCTGGTGGACATTATCGAGAAAGTGAAACCTGAGATCCGGCTGCTGATTGAAAAATGTAACACG GTCAAAATGTGGGTACAGCTCCTGATTCCCAGGATAGAAGATGGAAACAACTTTGGGGTGTCCATTCAG gaggAAACAGTTGCAGAACTAAGAACTGTTGAGAGTGAAGCTGCATCTTATCTGGACCAGATTTCTAG atATTATATTACAAGAGCCAAATTGGTTTCTAAAATAGCTAAATATCCCCATGTG GAGGACTATCGCCGCACCGTGACAGAGATCGATGAGAAAGAATATATCAGCCTTAGGCTCATCATATCAGAGCTGAGGAATCAATAT GTCACTCTACATGACATGATCCTGAAAAATATCGAGAAGATCAAACGGCCCCGGAGCAGCAATGCAGAGACTCTGTACtga
- the PSME3 gene encoding proteasome activator complex subunit 3 isoform X1: MEKWVLKKIKYLQSGGLSASYYSYKVDSFRERITSEAEDLVANFFPKKLLELDSFLKEPILNIHDLTQIHSDMNLPVPDPILLTNSHDGLDGPTYKKRRLDECEEAFQGTKVFVMPNGMLKSNQQLVDIIEKVKPEIRLLIEKCNTVKMWVQLLIPRIEDGNNFGVSIQEETVAELRTVESEAASYLDQISRYYITRAKLVSKIAKYPHVEDYRRTVTEIDEKEYISLRLIISELRNQYVTLHDMILKNIEKIKRPRSSNAETLY, encoded by the exons ATGGAAAAATGggtcctcaaaaaaataaagtatttgcaGTCTGGGGGCCTCTCAGCTTCATATTACAGTTACAAG GTTGATTCTTTCAGGGAGCGGATCACAAGTGAG GCAGAAGACTTGGTGGCAAATTTTTTCCCAAAGAAGTTATTAGAACTTGATAGTTTTCTGAAG GAACCAATCTTAAACATCCATGACCTAACTCAGATCCACTCTGACATGAATCTCCCAGTCCCTGACCCCATTCTTCTCACCAATAGCCATGATGGACTGGATGGT CCCACTTATAAGAAGCGAAGGTTGGATGAGTGTGAAGAAGCCTTCCAAG GAACCAAGGTGTTTGTCATGCCCAATGGGATGCTGAAAAGCAACCAGCAGCTGGTGGACATTATCGAGAAAGTGAAACCTGAGATCCGGCTGCTGATTGAAAAATGTAACACG GTCAAAATGTGGGTACAGCTCCTGATTCCCAGGATAGAAGATGGAAACAACTTTGGGGTGTCCATTCAG gaggAAACAGTTGCAGAACTAAGAACTGTTGAGAGTGAAGCTGCATCTTATCTGGACCAGATTTCTAG atATTATATTACAAGAGCCAAATTGGTTTCTAAAATAGCTAAATATCCCCATGTG GAGGACTATCGCCGCACCGTGACAGAGATCGATGAGAAAGAATATATCAGCCTTAGGCTCATCATATCAGAGCTGAGGAATCAATAT GTCACTCTACATGACATGATCCTGAAAAATATCGAGAAGATCAAACGGCCCCGGAGCAGCAATGCAGAGACTCTGTACtga
- the AOC2 gene encoding amine oxidase [copper-containing] 2 isoform X3: protein MHLKIVLAFLALSLITIFALAYVLLTSPGGSSQPPRCPSVSHRAQPWPHPGQSQLFADLSREELTAVMRFLTQRLGPGLVDAAQARPSDNCVFSVELQLPPKVAALAHLDRGSPPPAREALAIVLFGGQPQPNVSELVVGPLPHPSYMRDVTVERHGGPLPYHRRPLLKAEYMQMWTHLKEVELPKAPIFLASTFNYNGSTLAVLHATPRGLRSGDRATWIALYHNISGVGIFLHPVGLELLLDHGALDPAQWAVQRVFYLGRYYANLGQLEQEFKSGRLEVVRVPLPPPNGASSLRPRSSPGPPPPLQFSPQGSQYSVQGNLVVSSLWSFTFGHGVFSGLRVFDVRFQGERVAYEVSVQECVSIYGADSPKTMVTRYLDSSYGLGRNSRGLVRGVDCPYQATMVDIHILVGKGTVQLLPGAVCVFEEAQGLPLRRHHNYLENHFYGGLASSALVVRSVSSVGNYDYIWDFAFYPNGALEGRVHATGYINTAFLRGGEQGLLFGNRVGEQVLGAVHTHAFHFKLDLDVAGLKNWVIAEDVVFKPVAAPWNPEHWLQRPQLTRQVLGKEDLAAFSLGSPLPRYLYLASNQTNAWSHQRGYRIQIHSPLGVHMPLESDMERALSWGRIWWLGSQPASCTFPMPRTSPTQ from the exons ATGCATCTCAAGATAGTCCTGGCGTTCCTGGCACTGTCCCTCATTACCATCTTTGCCCTGGCCTATGTTTTGCTGACCAGCCCGGGTGGTTCCAGCCAGCCTCCCCGCTGCCCCTCTGTATCCCACAGGGCCCAGCCCTGGCCACACCCTGGCCAGAGCCAGCTGTTCGCAGACCTGAGCCGAGAGGAGCTGACAGCTGTGATGCGCTTTCTGACCCAGCGGCTGGGGCCAGGGCTGGTGGATGCAGCCCAGGCCCGGCCCTCGGACAACTGTGTCTTCTCAGTGGAGCTGCAGCTGCCTCCCAAGGTGGCAGCCCTGGCCCACCTGGACAGGGGGAGCCCCCCACCTGCCCGGGAGGCGCTGGCCATCGTCCTCTTTGGTGGACAACCCCAGCCCAACGTAAGTGAGCTGGTGGTGGGGCCGCTGCCTCACCCCTCCTACATGCGGGATGTGACCGTGGAGCGTCACGGTGGACCCCTGCCTTATCACCGTCGCCCGCTGCTGAAAGCTGAGTATATGCAGATGTGGACACACCTGAAAGAGGTGGAGCTACCCAAGGCACCCATCTTCCTAGCTTCCACCTTCAACTACAATGGCTCTACCTTGGCAGTTCTGCATGCCACCCCTCGGGGCTTGCGCTCGGGGGACCGAGCTACCTGGATAGCCCTCTACCATAACATCTCAGGTGTTGGTATTTTCCTTCACCCTGTGGGGCTGGAGCTACTACTGGACCACGGGGCCCTGGACCCTGCTCAATGGGCTGTCCAGCGGGTCTTCTACCTTGGGCGCTACTATGCAAACTTGGGCCAGTTGGAACAGGAGTTTAAGTCTGGCCGGTTAGAAGTGGTTAGAGTCCCTCTGCCCCCACCAAATGGGGCTTCATCCCTGAGGCCTCGGAGTTCCCCAggtcctcctccccctcttcagTTCTCACCCCAGGGTTCCCAATACAGTGTGCAAGGAAATCTGGTGGTATCTTCCCTCTGGTCATTTACCTTTGGCCATGGGGTGTTCAGCGGCCTGAGGGTTTTTGATGTTCGGTTCCAGGGTGAGCGAGTGGCCTATGAAGTCAGTGTCCAGGAGTGTGTGTCTATCTATGGTGCTGATTCACCCAAGACAATGGTGACTCGCTATCTGGATAGCAGCTATGGACTTGGCCGTAACAGCCGAGGCTTGGTACGGGGAGTGGACTGCCCCTATCAAGCCACAATGGTGGACATCCATATATTAGTGGGCAAAGGGACAGTCCAGCTGCTCCCAGGggctgtgtgtgtatttgaggaAGCCCAGGGACTGCCCCTTCGAAGGCACCACAATTACCTTGAAAATCATTTCTATGGTGGATTGGCCAGCTCAGCCCTTGTGGTCAGGTCTGTGTCATCTGTGGGCAACTATGACTACATTTGGGACTTTGCATTCTACCCAAATGGGGCACTTGAAGGGCGGGTCCATGCTACGGGCTATATCAACACTGCTTTCCTGAGAGGGGGAGAGCAGGGCCTCCTTTTTGGGAACCGTGTGGGGGAGCAAGTGCTGGGAGCGGTGCATACACATGCCTTCCACTTCAAGCTGGACCTGGATGTGGCAG GGCTGAAAAACTGGGTGATAGCTGAAGACGTGGTGTTTAAACCTGTGGCTGCCCCCTGGAACCCAGAGCACTGGCTACAGCGCCCACAGCTGACTCGGCAGGTCCTGGGAAAGGAGGACCTGGCAGCTTTTTCCTTGGGAAGTCCCCTACCCCGCTACCTCTACCTGGCTAGCAACCAGACTAATGCCTGGAGTCACCAGCGTGGGTACCGAATCCAGATCCACAGTCCCCTTGGCGTACACATGCCCCTGGAGAGTGACATGGAGAGGGCCCTCAgctgggggag GATCTGGTGGCTTGGGTCACAGCCAGCTTCCTGCACATTCCCCATGCCGAGGACATCCCCAACACAGTGA
- the AOC2 gene encoding amine oxidase [copper-containing] 2 isoform X1 gives MHLKIVLAFLALSLITIFALAYVLLTSPGGSSQPPRCPSVSHRAQPWPHPGQSQLFADLSREELTAVMRFLTQRLGPGLVDAAQARPSDNCVFSVELQLPPKVAALAHLDRGSPPPAREALAIVLFGGQPQPNVSELVVGPLPHPSYMRDVTVERHGGPLPYHRRPLLKAEYMQMWTHLKEVELPKAPIFLASTFNYNGSTLAVLHATPRGLRSGDRATWIALYHNISGVGIFLHPVGLELLLDHGALDPAQWAVQRVFYLGRYYANLGQLEQEFKSGRLEVVRVPLPPPNGASSLRPRSSPGPPPPLQFSPQGSQYSVQGNLVVSSLWSFTFGHGVFSGLRVFDVRFQGERVAYEVSVQECVSIYGADSPKTMVTRYLDSSYGLGRNSRGLVRGVDCPYQATMVDIHILVGKGTVQLLPGAVCVFEEAQGLPLRRHHNYLENHFYGGLASSALVVRSVSSVGNYDYIWDFAFYPNGALEGRVHATGYINTAFLRGGEQGLLFGNRVGEQVLGAVHTHAFHFKLDLDVAGLKNWVIAEDVVFKPVAAPWNPEHWLQRPQLTRQVLGKEDLAAFSLGSPLPRYLYLASNQTNAWSHQRGYRIQIHSPLGVHMPLESDMERALSWGRYQLVVTQRKEEESQSSSIYHQNDIWTPTVTFADFINNETLLGESSSSSIFLQDLVAWVTASFLHIPHAEDIPNTVTLGNRVGFLLRPYNFFDEDPSIFSPASVYFERGQNSGLCSVNSVACLPDLAACVPDLPPFSYHGF, from the exons ATGCATCTCAAGATAGTCCTGGCGTTCCTGGCACTGTCCCTCATTACCATCTTTGCCCTGGCCTATGTTTTGCTGACCAGCCCGGGTGGTTCCAGCCAGCCTCCCCGCTGCCCCTCTGTATCCCACAGGGCCCAGCCCTGGCCACACCCTGGCCAGAGCCAGCTGTTCGCAGACCTGAGCCGAGAGGAGCTGACAGCTGTGATGCGCTTTCTGACCCAGCGGCTGGGGCCAGGGCTGGTGGATGCAGCCCAGGCCCGGCCCTCGGACAACTGTGTCTTCTCAGTGGAGCTGCAGCTGCCTCCCAAGGTGGCAGCCCTGGCCCACCTGGACAGGGGGAGCCCCCCACCTGCCCGGGAGGCGCTGGCCATCGTCCTCTTTGGTGGACAACCCCAGCCCAACGTAAGTGAGCTGGTGGTGGGGCCGCTGCCTCACCCCTCCTACATGCGGGATGTGACCGTGGAGCGTCACGGTGGACCCCTGCCTTATCACCGTCGCCCGCTGCTGAAAGCTGAGTATATGCAGATGTGGACACACCTGAAAGAGGTGGAGCTACCCAAGGCACCCATCTTCCTAGCTTCCACCTTCAACTACAATGGCTCTACCTTGGCAGTTCTGCATGCCACCCCTCGGGGCTTGCGCTCGGGGGACCGAGCTACCTGGATAGCCCTCTACCATAACATCTCAGGTGTTGGTATTTTCCTTCACCCTGTGGGGCTGGAGCTACTACTGGACCACGGGGCCCTGGACCCTGCTCAATGGGCTGTCCAGCGGGTCTTCTACCTTGGGCGCTACTATGCAAACTTGGGCCAGTTGGAACAGGAGTTTAAGTCTGGCCGGTTAGAAGTGGTTAGAGTCCCTCTGCCCCCACCAAATGGGGCTTCATCCCTGAGGCCTCGGAGTTCCCCAggtcctcctccccctcttcagTTCTCACCCCAGGGTTCCCAATACAGTGTGCAAGGAAATCTGGTGGTATCTTCCCTCTGGTCATTTACCTTTGGCCATGGGGTGTTCAGCGGCCTGAGGGTTTTTGATGTTCGGTTCCAGGGTGAGCGAGTGGCCTATGAAGTCAGTGTCCAGGAGTGTGTGTCTATCTATGGTGCTGATTCACCCAAGACAATGGTGACTCGCTATCTGGATAGCAGCTATGGACTTGGCCGTAACAGCCGAGGCTTGGTACGGGGAGTGGACTGCCCCTATCAAGCCACAATGGTGGACATCCATATATTAGTGGGCAAAGGGACAGTCCAGCTGCTCCCAGGggctgtgtgtgtatttgaggaAGCCCAGGGACTGCCCCTTCGAAGGCACCACAATTACCTTGAAAATCATTTCTATGGTGGATTGGCCAGCTCAGCCCTTGTGGTCAGGTCTGTGTCATCTGTGGGCAACTATGACTACATTTGGGACTTTGCATTCTACCCAAATGGGGCACTTGAAGGGCGGGTCCATGCTACGGGCTATATCAACACTGCTTTCCTGAGAGGGGGAGAGCAGGGCCTCCTTTTTGGGAACCGTGTGGGGGAGCAAGTGCTGGGAGCGGTGCATACACATGCCTTCCACTTCAAGCTGGACCTGGATGTGGCAG GGCTGAAAAACTGGGTGATAGCTGAAGACGTGGTGTTTAAACCTGTGGCTGCCCCCTGGAACCCAGAGCACTGGCTACAGCGCCCACAGCTGACTCGGCAGGTCCTGGGAAAGGAGGACCTGGCAGCTTTTTCCTTGGGAAGTCCCCTACCCCGCTACCTCTACCTGGCTAGCAACCAGACTAATGCCTGGAGTCACCAGCGTGGGTACCGAATCCAGATCCACAGTCCCCTTGGCGTACACATGCCCCTGGAGAGTGACATGGAGAGGGCCCTCAgctgggggag ATACCAGCTTGTGGTGAcccagagaaaggaggaggagtcACAGAGCAGTAGCATCTATCACCAGAATGACATCTGGACACCCACAGTTACCTTTGCTGACTTCATCAACAATGAAACCCTCTTAGGAGAG TCCTCCAGCTCCTCCATCTTCCTGCAGGATCTGGTGGCTTGGGTCACAGCCAGCTTCCTGCACATTCCCCATGCCGAGGACATCCCCAACACAGTGACTCTGGGGAACAGAGTTGGCTTCTTGCTCCGACCTTATAACTTCTTTGATGAGGACCCCTCCATCTTCTCCCCTGCCAGCGTCTACTTTGAGAGGGGCCAGAACTCTGGCCTCTGCAGCGTCAATTCCGTGGCCTGCCTCCCTGACCTAGCAGCCTGTGTCCCAGACTTGCCCCCTTTCTCCTACCATGGTTTCTGA
- the AOC2 gene encoding amine oxidase [copper-containing] 2 isoform X2, whose amino-acid sequence MHLKIVLAFLALSLITIFALAYVLLTSPGGSSQPPRCPSVSHRAQPWPHPGQSQLFADLSREELTAVMRFLTQRLGPGLVDAAQARPSDNCVFSVELQLPPKVAALAHLDRGSPPPAREALAIVLFGGQPQPNVSELVVGPLPHPSYMRDVTVERHGGPLPYHRRPLLKAEYMQMWTHLKEVELPKAPIFLASTFNYNGSTLAVLHATPRGLRSGDRATWIALYHNISGVGIFLHPVGLELLLDHGALDPAQWAVQRVFYLGRYYANLGQLEQEFKSGRLEVVRVPLPPPNGASSLRPRSSPGPPPPLQFSPQGSQYSVQGNLVVSSLWSFTFGHGVFSGLRVFDVRFQGERVAYEVSVQECVSIYGADSPKTMVTRYLDSSYGLGRNSRGLVRGVDCPYQATMVDIHILVGKGTVQLLPGAVCVFEEAQGLPLRRHHNYLENHFYGGLASSALVVRSVSSVGNYDYIWDFAFYPNGALEGRVHATGYINTAFLRGGEQGLLFGNRVGEQVLGAVHTHAFHFKLDLDVAGLKNWVIAEDVVFKPVAAPWNPEHWLQRPQLTRQVLGKEDLAAFSLGSPLPRYLYLASNQTNAWSHQRGYRIQIHSPLGVHMPLESDMERALSWGRYQLVVTQRKEEESQSSSIYHQNDIWTPTVTFADFINNETLLGEDLVAWVTASFLHIPHAEDIPNTVTLGNRVGFLLRPYNFFDEDPSIFSPASVYFERGQNSGLCSVNSVACLPDLAACVPDLPPFSYHGF is encoded by the exons ATGCATCTCAAGATAGTCCTGGCGTTCCTGGCACTGTCCCTCATTACCATCTTTGCCCTGGCCTATGTTTTGCTGACCAGCCCGGGTGGTTCCAGCCAGCCTCCCCGCTGCCCCTCTGTATCCCACAGGGCCCAGCCCTGGCCACACCCTGGCCAGAGCCAGCTGTTCGCAGACCTGAGCCGAGAGGAGCTGACAGCTGTGATGCGCTTTCTGACCCAGCGGCTGGGGCCAGGGCTGGTGGATGCAGCCCAGGCCCGGCCCTCGGACAACTGTGTCTTCTCAGTGGAGCTGCAGCTGCCTCCCAAGGTGGCAGCCCTGGCCCACCTGGACAGGGGGAGCCCCCCACCTGCCCGGGAGGCGCTGGCCATCGTCCTCTTTGGTGGACAACCCCAGCCCAACGTAAGTGAGCTGGTGGTGGGGCCGCTGCCTCACCCCTCCTACATGCGGGATGTGACCGTGGAGCGTCACGGTGGACCCCTGCCTTATCACCGTCGCCCGCTGCTGAAAGCTGAGTATATGCAGATGTGGACACACCTGAAAGAGGTGGAGCTACCCAAGGCACCCATCTTCCTAGCTTCCACCTTCAACTACAATGGCTCTACCTTGGCAGTTCTGCATGCCACCCCTCGGGGCTTGCGCTCGGGGGACCGAGCTACCTGGATAGCCCTCTACCATAACATCTCAGGTGTTGGTATTTTCCTTCACCCTGTGGGGCTGGAGCTACTACTGGACCACGGGGCCCTGGACCCTGCTCAATGGGCTGTCCAGCGGGTCTTCTACCTTGGGCGCTACTATGCAAACTTGGGCCAGTTGGAACAGGAGTTTAAGTCTGGCCGGTTAGAAGTGGTTAGAGTCCCTCTGCCCCCACCAAATGGGGCTTCATCCCTGAGGCCTCGGAGTTCCCCAggtcctcctccccctcttcagTTCTCACCCCAGGGTTCCCAATACAGTGTGCAAGGAAATCTGGTGGTATCTTCCCTCTGGTCATTTACCTTTGGCCATGGGGTGTTCAGCGGCCTGAGGGTTTTTGATGTTCGGTTCCAGGGTGAGCGAGTGGCCTATGAAGTCAGTGTCCAGGAGTGTGTGTCTATCTATGGTGCTGATTCACCCAAGACAATGGTGACTCGCTATCTGGATAGCAGCTATGGACTTGGCCGTAACAGCCGAGGCTTGGTACGGGGAGTGGACTGCCCCTATCAAGCCACAATGGTGGACATCCATATATTAGTGGGCAAAGGGACAGTCCAGCTGCTCCCAGGggctgtgtgtgtatttgaggaAGCCCAGGGACTGCCCCTTCGAAGGCACCACAATTACCTTGAAAATCATTTCTATGGTGGATTGGCCAGCTCAGCCCTTGTGGTCAGGTCTGTGTCATCTGTGGGCAACTATGACTACATTTGGGACTTTGCATTCTACCCAAATGGGGCACTTGAAGGGCGGGTCCATGCTACGGGCTATATCAACACTGCTTTCCTGAGAGGGGGAGAGCAGGGCCTCCTTTTTGGGAACCGTGTGGGGGAGCAAGTGCTGGGAGCGGTGCATACACATGCCTTCCACTTCAAGCTGGACCTGGATGTGGCAG GGCTGAAAAACTGGGTGATAGCTGAAGACGTGGTGTTTAAACCTGTGGCTGCCCCCTGGAACCCAGAGCACTGGCTACAGCGCCCACAGCTGACTCGGCAGGTCCTGGGAAAGGAGGACCTGGCAGCTTTTTCCTTGGGAAGTCCCCTACCCCGCTACCTCTACCTGGCTAGCAACCAGACTAATGCCTGGAGTCACCAGCGTGGGTACCGAATCCAGATCCACAGTCCCCTTGGCGTACACATGCCCCTGGAGAGTGACATGGAGAGGGCCCTCAgctgggggag ATACCAGCTTGTGGTGAcccagagaaaggaggaggagtcACAGAGCAGTAGCATCTATCACCAGAATGACATCTGGACACCCACAGTTACCTTTGCTGACTTCATCAACAATGAAACCCTCTTAGGAGAG GATCTGGTGGCTTGGGTCACAGCCAGCTTCCTGCACATTCCCCATGCCGAGGACATCCCCAACACAGTGACTCTGGGGAACAGAGTTGGCTTCTTGCTCCGACCTTATAACTTCTTTGATGAGGACCCCTCCATCTTCTCCCCTGCCAGCGTCTACTTTGAGAGGGGCCAGAACTCTGGCCTCTGCAGCGTCAATTCCGTGGCCTGCCTCCCTGACCTAGCAGCCTGTGTCCCAGACTTGCCCCCTTTCTCCTACCATGGTTTCTGA